A single genomic interval of Spodoptera frugiperda isolate SF20-4 unplaced genomic scaffold, AGI-APGP_CSIRO_Sfru_2.0 Scaffold39, whole genome shotgun sequence harbors:
- the LOC118278017 gene encoding uncharacterized protein LOC118278017 produces MNPQFVQPQHLQPDVKTEEPTAIISSLSVASKIPEFWPENPRLWFIQVEAILTPQKTSDANKYFMVVAKLSKDVIQQVADIVAKPPETNKFEALKNRLLQIYEESETRQIQKLISEVELGDQKPSQLLRRMKELARGKIEDDTLKILWQGHLPTAVRSVLTVTSAKDLEELSAIADKVMETNQPTTQISEVARSRADQPTNLEIATIMAEIAKINLKIQEMDRGRSRYRSRSGYRNCSRSQSRSRPRRTPESPDWLCSYHHRYRKRARKCVPPCNWKTASPSPTTGN; encoded by the coding sequence ATGAATCCGCAATTTGTGCAACCGCAACACCTGCAACCGGACGTAAAAACAGAAGAGCCAACAGCTATAATCTCTTCATTATCGGTAGCCAGCAAGATTCCCGAATTTTGGCCGGAAAACCCGAGATTATGGTTTATACAAGTAGAAGCCATTTTGACGCCCCAGAAGACTTCGGACgccaacaaatattttatggtcGTGGCCAAGCTAAGCAAAGACGTAATCCAACAGGTAGCGGACATAGTCGCCAAACCTCCcgaaacaaataaattcgaAGCTCTGAAGAACCGTCTTCTCCAAATATATGAAGAATCCGAAACGAGACAAATACAGAAGTTAATATCAGAGGTGGAATTGGGTGACCAGAAGCCTAGCCAGTTACTAAGAAGGATGAAGGAGTTAGCGAGAGGAAAGATAGAAGACGACACACTCAAGATACTATGGCAAGGACACCTACCTACAGCGGTTCGATCAGTACTTACCGTAACTTCAGCCAAGGACCTGGAAGAATTATCTGCAATAGCTGACAAGGTTATGGAGACAAATCAGCCTACCACACAGATCAGCGAAGTAGCTCGCAGTCGTGCAGATCAACCGACAAACCTGGAAATAGCAACGATTATGGCCGAGATTGCGAAGATCAATCTAAAAATACAAGAGATGGACAGAGGAAGGAGCAGGTACAGAAGCAGGAGTGGCTACAGGAATTGTTCACGTTCGCAGTCTCGATCAAGACCCAGAAGGACACCTGAGAGTCCAGACTGGTTGTGTTCGTACCACCACCGATACCGGAAACGTGCTCGAAAATGCGTCCCTCCATGCAACTGGAAGACAGCGTCACCATCCCCTACTACGGGAAACTGA